GGACCGGCTGGTCGCCGACTGGGAGACCATCGGCTCGGACGACGACGCCGAGTACGACGACGTGGTGACCGTCGACGCCGACGGCCTGGACCCGATGGTGACGTGGGGTATCAACCCCGGACAGGTCACCGGCATCACGGAGCCGATTCCCTCGCCCGACGACTTCGAGGGGAAAGACCGCAAGAACGCCGAGACCGCGGTCGAGCACATGGAGATTACGCCCGGCGAGACGATGGAGGGGTACGAGGTCGACGTTGCCTTCCTCGGCACCTGCACCAACGGTCGGGTCTCCGACTTCCGGCGCGCCGCCGAGATCCTGGAGGGGAACACCGTCGACGAGGGCGTGCGCGCACTCGCCGTCCCCGGTTCCGAGACCGTTCGCACCCGGTGTGAAGAGGAGGGTATCGACCAGATATTCAAAGACGCCGGCTTCCAGTGGCGACAGGCCGGCTGTTCGATGTGTCTCGCCATGAACGGCGACTCGCTGGAGGGCGATGAGGTGTGTGCCTCCTCGTCGAACCGGAACTTCATCGGGAGACAGGGGTCGAAGGAGGGCCGAACCGTCCTGATGTCGCCGGCGATGGTGGCTGCCGCCGCCGTCGAGGGCGAGATTGCTGACGTGCGGACGTTCGGAGGTGGGAACTGATGGTGCGTTCCATCACGCGCGTCACGGGGACGGGTATCCCCATGCGCGGCGACGATATCGACACCGACCAGATTGTTCCCGCGCGATTCCTGAAGGAGATTACCTTCGACGACATGGGCGAGTACGCATTCTACGACGCCCGCCGCGACGACGAGGGAAATCTCAACGACCATCCGTTCAACGAGTACCACGGCGCGAACATCCTCGTCGTGAACGACAACTTCGGCTGTGGCTCCTCGCGTGAACACGCGCCACAGGCGCTGATGCGCTGGGGAATCCGGGCCATCGTCGGTGAGTCCTTCGCGGAGATCTTCCGCGACAACTGCAAGTCGCTGGGAATTCCGACCGTGACGGCAGACACCGACACCGTCGACCGACTCCAGTCGTTCATCGAGTCGAACCCCGAGGCCGGCGTCGAGGTCGACATCGAGGAGGAGCGCGTCGTCTACGAGGGCAGCGAGGTCGGCGTCGGCGTCGACCCCTCGATGAAGGAAGCCCTCGTGGAGGGGAAGTGGGACACCACGGCGCTGATGTACCAGAACCTCCCCGAGACGCGGAAGGTCGCGAACGAACTGCCGTACGCCAACGTGGAATGACGGAGACCGTCGCGGTCATCGAGGGCGACGGCGTCGGACGGGAGGTCGTTCCCGTCGCCGTGGACGTGCTCGCTTCCGTCGGGGAGTTCGAGTTCGTCCACGCCGACGCCGGCGACGCGGTGGCCGAACGGACGGGCGAGCCGCTCCCGCCGGAGACGTACGAGACGGTGGCCGAGGCCGACGCGACGCTGTTCGGTGCGGCCGGCGAGACGGCCGCAGACGTGATTCTTCCGCTGCGAGAGGCCGTCGGCTCGTTCGTCAACGTCCGGCCGGCCCGCGCGTATCCGGGCGTGGACGCGCTCCGCCCGGAGACTGACGTGGTCTTCTTGCGTGAGAACACGGAGGGGGTCTACGCGGGCCACGAGGACCGCCTCTCGGATGACCTCTCGACGCTGACGCGCGTCACGACGACGAGCGCGAGCGAGCGACTCGCCGAGTTCGCCGTCGAGTTCGCGCCCGACGGCTTCCACATCGCACACAAGGCGAACGTGATGCGCGAGACGGACGGACGCTTCCGCGATTCGGTCCAGCGGGTCGCCGGCGAGCACGGCGTCGAGACCGAGGAGGTCCTGATGGACGCGTTCGCGACCAGACTCCCGCTCGACCCCGAGGCGTTCGACGTGGTCGTCTGTCCGAATCTCGCGGGCGACGTGTTGTCCGACCTCGCGGCCGGGCTCGTCGGGGGACTCGGCCTGCTCCCGTCGGCGAACATCGGTGCCGAGAACGCGCTGTTCGAACCGGTCCACGGCACCGCGCCCGACATCGCCGGCGAGGGAATCGCGAACCCCGCGGCGACGGTGTTGTCGACCGCGATGCTGTTAGAGCATCTCGGCTACGACGAAGAAGGAACGCGCGTCCGCGACGCAGTCGAGTCGGTGCTCGCCGACGGGCCGCGGACGCCCGACCTCGGCGGCGGCGCGTCGACGGACGACGTGGGCGACGCAATCATCGACCGGCTGTAGATTACTCTTCTTTCGGCACGACCCGGCCGAATCCCGCCGGCGTGACGGTCGCGAGGAACGCGACTGTCCCGACGACGACGGCGACGAGACCGACGAACAGGGCCGGCCCGTCTGGCATCGCGGGCGCTGACGCGATGACGGCGAGCAGAATCCCGAACAGCAGCGCGTCGCGCGTCCGGTCGCTCATTCTTCGTTGCGGTAGGCGGCGACGATGTCCTCCCACGTCCCGCGTGATTCGAGGTGCGACTGGAGTTCGTCGGCGTACTGCTGGGTCAGCTGCTCGGCCTCGGCCACCTGGTCGGAGAGGTCCTCCTCGTCGTCGCCGCCCAGTCCCAAGGCCGAGGTGACCTTCCCGAGGATGCCGCCGCCGGAGTCCTGCTGTTGGCCGCCCATCGGTCCCTGGGCGGTCATCTTCTGGACCTCCGGCATGATGTCTTCCAGGTGTCCGGTGTCGGCGTACAGCCGCGGCTCGTCGCCGTCCTCGATGTCGAACTCCGTCGCGGTCATGATGAGCCCCCACTCCTGTCGGGAGAAGCTGCTCGCCTCGACGCGGTCGTCGAACTCGGTGTCGACGCTCATTCGCGCGCCGACGAGACGGTCCTGCCAGCCGGAATCGTCATCGCTCATACCCGGTGTGGGAGCGCACCCGACATGAGGGTGTCGTCGCTGTCGACGGAACGGGCGAGGGAAGGTAGCCGTCGCTAGCGACCGGAATAAAAACGGAGAAACGGCGTGTTACTCGACGTTGATCTCGGCGTACATGCCCTCGTGGAGGGCGGCGTGGACGTGACAGATTTCCTCGCCGAGTTCCACGAGCGCCTCGACCTGCTCGTCGTCGAGGTCGTCCTCGACGTGGAGCGTGAACTTCACGGAGTCGTCGACGATGTCGTCGTCGTCATCGAGGTCGGCCTCCGCCTCGGTCTCGATTTCGCCGAGTTCGAGGTCGTGTTCGCGCATCGCGCCGGCACGGAACGCGAACGTGTAACAGGAGGCATAATCGGCGAGAAGTACCTCGTTGGGCGAGGGCCCTTCCTCCTTCGTCGCGTCGATGGAGAGTTCGTAGTTGCCGACACGGCTGGTCGCGGCGAAGCCGCCTTCGTTGACGGTGTGGGATTCGAGGTCTGCCATTACACGCTATCGGACGACCGGCTGAGTTAAAAAGGTACGCAGATGCCGTGTGAACTGTTATCGCGGGCCTTACAGGGTGAACGTCTCGTCGCCCTCGAGCACGACGACCTCGGCGTCGGAGCCGGTGCCGGCGACCTCGCTCTCGAACTCCTCGGTGTCGATTTCGATTGGCGGGAACGTGTCGTAGTGCATCGGAATCGCGTAGTCCACGTCGAGCCAGTCGACGGCGACGGCCGCCTGCATCGGTCCCATCGTGAAGTGGTCGCCGGCCGGGACGGCCGCAACGTCGGGTTCGAGGAACGGTCCGATGACGTCGCGCATCTCGGACATCAGCGAGGTGTCGCCGGCGTGGTAGAACGTCTCGCTTTCCTCGTCTTCGACTTGGGTCGGCTTCGTGTCGGAGATGACGAACCCCGCCGGCGGCCCGGCGCTGTACTCGTAATCGGTCATGATGCCGTTGGTGTGGTCTGCACGGACCATGGTGACGAAGGCGTCGCCGGCCTCGACGGTGCCGCCCATGTTCATCCCCATCCCGCCGATGAGGTCCTCGTAGCCGAACTCCTCGGTCGCGTAGGTCGCGAGCTCGGGGACGGCGATGAGCGTCGCGTCCGAGAAGGCCTCGGCGTGAGCGATGTGGTCTTCGTGGCCGTGCGTGAACAGGACGTAATCGGGCGTGTCGATGTCCGACGGCTCGAGCTCCGTCTTCGGGTTGCCGAAGAACGGGTCGATGAGCAGACTCGTCTCGTCGACTTCGACGCCGAACGTGGAGTGGCCGTACCAAGTAATTTCCATGACAGGAGACAGTACACGCGCCCGGAACATAACCGTTCAGGCTCGTCGGCCACGCGGGCGAGCCGAGGACGCTCTGGCGTCGTCGGGATTCGAGTTCCGGCCGGGAAAAAGCGGGGGATGAACGTCACGCGGGCGCGTCAGTCCAGCGTGACGTAGGTGAGGAAGGCGACGGCGACGGCTTCGAGCACGTGAAACGCCGCCATCGCGACCCATGGCCCGTTGGGGACTTGCTCGCTGAACCACACCGACAAGACGGGGTCGAGCGAGTAGACGTAGAACGCAAACCCGTTCTCGATGAGCAGAATAACCGCGAACACGAGCATCCCGAGCGTCTGGCGCGAGCGAATCTGCCGGTAGTTCTTCCCCCAGACGACGACGAGGACGCTCAACAGGAGGAGCGTCACTGCGGTCGCCGCCTGTGCCGCGAGTATCCAACTGTTCATCGTGGGTGGCTCCGGGGTGGGGTGTGGGTCGGTCGTGTGGTCATGAGTCGAGTTGCGTGATGATTGTTTCGACGGTGTCCCAGTTGGCGCGGGCCGTCTCGCTCGGGAGGTAGACGGCCCCGTAGTCGTCGCCGCTGGACTCGATAACGTCGTTGTCCGCCAACACGTCGAGATGGTGGCGAATCGTGTCGTAGTTCAAATCGAGGTGGTCGGCGAGCTGGTTCGGATTCCGGGGGCGGTTGTCGAGGGCTTGCAGGATGCGAATGCGGTTGGGACCGCCACGCGTTCCTGCGAGCGTGTACCATAAGACCGCCTCCATTGTGTCGAAATCACACGCCGGGTGTACCTAAGTGCGTCGTCGCGGCTCAGTTCACGATGAACTGGCTCGCGACGTCTTCGACCTCGCTCATGGTCTGTGGCTCGTCGACGCCGTTCGGGAACGGCGAGGTCGCGTTCAGCTCGTTGAGGAAGCTGGCGTGGCGGGCCTCGACGCTGTGGATGGAGATGGCCGCGTTGAACACGGCGTCGTTGGAGACGGTCGGGGCGGCACCCTTGTACGCGGCGACGCCGGTGTTTTCGAGCGCCTGTGCGACGCCGAGGAACTCCGAGGGGGTCTCGTAGCCGAAGTCGTACTCGGCCTCCATCACGGGATCGCCGCCGAGCTGGTTCACCGTGTCCGTGAGCGCGGTCACGTGGGCGGCCTCGTGTTCGCCGACCACGCGCAGGTGGTCGGGGACGGCCATCCGAACCTCGTCGCCGTAGACGGACAGCGCGTCCGCGTTCATCAGCTCGTCGTCGTTGAACGTCTCCAGCCCCTCGCGGTAGAACGCGTTCTCCAGGTGCTCCAGCGTCAGCGCGTAGTTCAGGACGTTCACGTCGGTCGTGTCGTCGTCTGCCTTGCGGTCGTGCGTCGGACGGTCGTCGCCCGTCTCGTAGACGCTCGGGTCCACCTCGGAGGTGATGAACTGACTCGCGATGTCGAGCACCTCGCTGATGGACTGGGCCTCGTCCACGGCGTTCGGGAACGGCATATCGCCGTTGACGAGGTTGAGGAAGCCGGCGTGGCGCGCCTCGACGCTGTGGATGCCGGCGGCGGCCGCGAGCACGTCGTTGTTGACGACCTGCGGGGCCGCGCCGGCGTAGGCGGCAACACCGGTGTTTTCGAGTGCCTGCGCCACGCCGAGGAACTCCGTCGGCGTCTCGTAGCCGAAGTCGTACTCGCCTTCCGAGACGGGCGTCCCGTTCAGCTGTTCGATGGTGTCGGACAGCGCGGTCACGTGGGCGGCCTCGTGTGCGCCGGCCGTTGCGAGATACTCGGGCACCTCCATGCGGATTTCCTGACCGAAGTTGGAGAGTGCGTCCGCGTTCATCAGCTCGTCGTCGCTGAACGTCTCCAGTCCCTCGCGGTAGAACGCGTTCTCCAAGTGCTCCAGCGTCAGCGCGTAGTTGAGCAGCGGCACGTCGGGGGCAGCCATCGGCTCCGGGGTCGGCGTGTCCGTCGGCTCGTCGGTCATCGTCGGTGTGTCGGTCGGTGCATCCGTCGCCGTCGCGCCCGGTTCGTCGTTGCTCGAACAGCCGGCCAGCGCCAGCGTACCGAGGGTGGCCGTCGTGCCGAGGAACGCGCGTCGGGTCGAGTCCTGTGGGTCTGTCATTGCTACACCCCCACCGAGCCACCGTGTACTAAAAGAAATTTTCCGAACTTTGACATAAATTCGGCCGGAGTCGGGCCGAAGGCTCTCCCAATTTCCCCCCAAATTCAGCGCTCGGAGGACACCCCCACCGTTTTGGCCGCGACCCACGGCGGGTCAGTATGGCAATCGACGAATCGACCGTCGGCGAGACGCCGCTCGTCGAACTCGATGCGGGCGTCGCCCCGACGCTGCTCGGCAAGGTGGAGTGGCTGAACCTGCCGGGCGTCGGCCACGGCGGCGGCTCGATCAAGGCGCGCATCGCCGTCGCGATGCTCGACGCCGCCGAGGCGGCGGGCCACCTCCCGGGCAGGACGATACTGGAGGCGTCGTCAGGGAACACGGCCCGGGCGCTTGCGCGCATCGGCGCGGCCCGCGGCTACGAGACGGCCTTCGTCGTTCCCGAGGACCTCGGGAGCGGGAAACGCGCCGCACTGGAGGCCGCTGGTGCGACCCTCCACGAGGTTCCCGCAGAGGAGGGGTACGACGCCCTGCTCGACCGCGTCGAGGAATTAGCGAGCGAGTCGGGCTACTGGCACGCGGGTCAGTACGAGAACGCGGCGAACCCCCGTGCCCACGAGCAGACGGGTCGAGAGATATGGCACCAGACCGACGGCGCGGTGACGGCCTTCGTCGCCGGAGCGGGAACGGGCGGAACGGTCACCGGCGTCGGACGCGTGCTCCACGCGCGCAATCCAGATGTGCGCGTCGTCGGATTCGAACCCGAGACCGAATCACACGGGCTTCACGGGCTGAAGTATATGCGCGGCGGTGGCTACCACCCCGACACCTACGACGAGTCGGTGATAGACGAAAAGCGGTATCTCGCGACGGAGCCGGCCCGCGTCGCAGCGCGCGACCTCGCGGCGCGGTACGCCGACGCCGACCTCGAAATCGTCGACGCGGGCCGACACGACGAGGCGACGATTCGCGCGACCCTTCGCGTCGACGGAGACTTCCTCGTCGGACCGACGGGCGGCGGCGGGGTCGCGTGCGTGCGCGGCCTCGACCGCGAGGGCGTACTCGACGAGTCGGATACGGTCGTCGTGCCGCTGTGTGACCGCGGCGACACCTACGCCGACGGGGAGCTGTGGGGCGACCGGCTCTCCTGAGCGTGTGAATCGTCACCAACTGTTATGCGTCCGGGCCGAGCAGAGCCGGTGATGTCAGCCACATTCGAGCTGTACGAGGACAAAGAGGGGAAGTATCGCTGGCGGCTCCGCCACACCAACGGGAACATCATCGCCGACTCCGGCGAGGGGTACGCCTCGAAACAGAAGGCCAAGCAGGGTATCGAGTCGGTGCGGAACAACGCCGCCGACGCCGGCATCGAAGAGCAGTGAGAACCGACACACAATAACCGCCGAGCCTGCATCCGTCGGTATGGAGACTGCCGTCTTCGCGCACGACGACCCCGCCTTCGAGGACGCGCTCGACATCCGGACCCGGGTGTTCGTCGACGAACAGGACGTACCGATGGACCGCGAGGTAGACGGGAAGGACCCGGACGCGACCCACTTTCTCGTCTCCGACCCCGCCCCGGTCGCCGTCGCGCGCACCCGCGAATACGAGGACGGTCTCAAAGTCGAGCGCGTGGCCGTCCTCGCCGACGCCCGCGGCGAGGGGTACGGTCACGCCGTGATGGACGCCGTCGAGTCGTACGCGAGCGAAGCAGGGTACGACCGGCTCGTCCTCGACGCGCAGGTTCCGGTCGTCGGCTTCTACGAGGCGCGGGGCTACGAGATACAGGACGACGAACCGTTCGAGGACGCCGGCATCCCGCACCGTCGGATGGCGAAGCCGGTGTGAGCGACGCGAGCGGCGTCCGGGCGCGTGAAACTTGGCGTCGAAAGCTCTATCGGCCGTCGCGGAGTGGTATCGGTATAATGGAGGGGAGAGAAAGCCGGGCCGAAGGGCGGTGGATACGGACCGCGCTGGCGGGGCTCGGTGCGGGACTCCTCGTCGTGACGCTGGGCGAGATGGCCTTCTGGTTTGGCGTCGTCGGACTCCTCGAGCCGACGTTCATCGCCGGAATCGCGATGAGCATCCCCGCGTGTCTCGCCCTGCTTTTCGGGAGCTACCGGCTCCCGGAGACGGTGGTCACGCCCGAATACTACCCCCGTATCGCGCTGTTGACCGTCGGTGGTGGAGCCGTGTTCGGCCTGTTCTCGTTTCTCACCGGCGTCACGTTCCTGCCGTCGGTCATCTGGGCGCTGGTCGGCTCGGTCCGGTGGGGGCTCTCGCTTGGAACCGGTATCGGCTTCGTCGTCGGCTTCCTGAACGCCCGGAGCATCGAGCGTGCGCTCGCTGCGGAGCGAAGTTCGATTCGCGCCGAGGCGACCGAACAACAGCGGGAGTATCTCACCTACGTCAACGGACTGCTCCGCCACGAGGTGCTCAACACCGCGAACGTCATCAGCGGAAACGTCGACCTCGCGCGGGAGACGGCCAGCGACGAGGTCAAAGGGCGGCTGGACACCATCGAGCGACAGGCGACGGAGCTGTCGACGGTCATCGAGGACGTGCGGTTTCTGACCGACGTGGTGCGAAACGAGCGCGTGTTGGAGCCGGTCGAGCTTCGCCCCGTCCTGGAGCGTGAACTGCGCCAGCTCACGGACCGCCACGACGGAGTAGAGACCGAACTCGACATCTCCGGAGACGTGGTCGTCCTGGCTGACCCCCTGCTCCGGCGGGTGTTCGCGAACCTGTTCGAGAACGGGGTCAGACACAACGACAGCGAGACGAAGCGCGTCGCCGTCTCCGTCTCGCAGGTGGACGACACCGTCCGCGTCGACATCACGGACAACGGCGAGGGCGTGCCCGAACGGCTCCACGATGACCTGTTTTCACTCGACGTGCGGGAGCACACGACGCACGGATTGGGACTGAAAATCGTCGCCAGACTCCTCGACCGCTACGACGGCGACGTCACGCTGACCGAGACGGGCGGGGCGGGCACCACGGTCACCGTCATCCTCCAGCGGGCGACGAGCGAAACCGACGCCGCGACCGACGGCTCGCGGGCCGCACAGGCGGGGAGTTCGGTAGGGACTCAGTTGTTCGGCGGCGTCTCGCGAGACTCGACGGACGCACAGCGAGGACACCCCTGATTCACCAGGG
This portion of the Halosegnis longus genome encodes:
- a CDS encoding HVO_2922 family protein is translated as MSATFELYEDKEGKYRWRLRHTNGNIIADSGEGYASKQKAKQGIESVRNNAADAGIEEQ
- a CDS encoding PLP-dependent cysteine synthase family protein, which translates into the protein MAIDESTVGETPLVELDAGVAPTLLGKVEWLNLPGVGHGGGSIKARIAVAMLDAAEAAGHLPGRTILEASSGNTARALARIGAARGYETAFVVPEDLGSGKRAALEAAGATLHEVPAEEGYDALLDRVEELASESGYWHAGQYENAANPRAHEQTGREIWHQTDGAVTAFVAGAGTGGTVTGVGRVLHARNPDVRVVGFEPETESHGLHGLKYMRGGGYHPDTYDESVIDEKRYLATEPARVAARDLAARYADADLEIVDAGRHDEATIRATLRVDGDFLVGPTGGGGVACVRGLDREGVLDESDTVVVPLCDRGDTYADGELWGDRLS
- a CDS encoding GNAT family N-acetyltransferase; amino-acid sequence: METAVFAHDDPAFEDALDIRTRVFVDEQDVPMDREVDGKDPDATHFLVSDPAPVAVARTREYEDGLKVERVAVLADARGEGYGHAVMDAVESYASEAGYDRLVLDAQVPVVGFYEARGYEIQDDEPFEDAGIPHRRMAKPV
- a CDS encoding sensor histidine kinase — its product is MEGRESRAEGRWIRTALAGLGAGLLVVTLGEMAFWFGVVGLLEPTFIAGIAMSIPACLALLFGSYRLPETVVTPEYYPRIALLTVGGGAVFGLFSFLTGVTFLPSVIWALVGSVRWGLSLGTGIGFVVGFLNARSIERALAAERSSIRAEATEQQREYLTYVNGLLRHEVLNTANVISGNVDLARETASDEVKGRLDTIERQATELSTVIEDVRFLTDVVRNERVLEPVELRPVLERELRQLTDRHDGVETELDISGDVVVLADPLLRRVFANLFENGVRHNDSETKRVAVSVSQVDDTVRVDITDNGEGVPERLHDDLFSLDVREHTTHGLGLKIVARLLDRYDGDVTLTETGGAGTTVTVILQRATSETDAATDGSRAAQAGSSVGTQLFGGVSRDSTDAQRGHP
- a CDS encoding DUF5799 family protein, encoding MSDDDSGWQDRLVGARMSVDTEFDDRVEASSFSRQEWGLIMTATEFDIEDGDEPRLYADTGHLEDIMPEVQKMTAQGPMGGQQQDSGGGILGKVTSALGLGGDDEEDLSDQVAEAEQLTQQYADELQSHLESRGTWEDIVAAYRNEE
- a CDS encoding ArsR/SmtB family transcription factor codes for the protein MEAVLWYTLAGTRGGPNRIRILQALDNRPRNPNQLADHLDLNYDTIRHHLDVLADNDVIESSGDDYGAVYLPSETARANWDTVETIITQLDS
- a CDS encoding isocitrate/isopropylmalate dehydrogenase family protein — encoded protein: MTETVAVIEGDGVGREVVPVAVDVLASVGEFEFVHADAGDAVAERTGEPLPPETYETVAEADATLFGAAGETAADVILPLREAVGSFVNVRPARAYPGVDALRPETDVVFLRENTEGVYAGHEDRLSDDLSTLTRVTTTSASERLAEFAVEFAPDGFHIAHKANVMRETDGRFRDSVQRVAGEHGVETEEVLMDAFATRLPLDPEAFDVVVCPNLAGDVLSDLAAGLVGGLGLLPSANIGAENALFEPVHGTAPDIAGEGIANPAATVLSTAMLLEHLGYDEEGTRVRDAVESVLADGPRTPDLGGGASTDDVGDAIIDRL
- a CDS encoding metal-dependent hydrolase, with the translated sequence MEITWYGHSTFGVEVDETSLLIDPFFGNPKTELEPSDIDTPDYVLFTHGHEDHIAHAEAFSDATLIAVPELATYATEEFGYEDLIGGMGMNMGGTVEAGDAFVTMVRADHTNGIMTDYEYSAGPPAGFVISDTKPTQVEDEESETFYHAGDTSLMSEMRDVIGPFLEPDVAAVPAGDHFTMGPMQAAVAVDWLDVDYAIPMHYDTFPPIEIDTEEFESEVAGTGSDAEVVVLEGDETFTL
- the leuD gene encoding 3-isopropylmalate dehydratase small subunit, which produces MVRSITRVTGTGIPMRGDDIDTDQIVPARFLKEITFDDMGEYAFYDARRDDEGNLNDHPFNEYHGANILVVNDNFGCGSSREHAPQALMRWGIRAIVGESFAEIFRDNCKSLGIPTVTADTDTVDRLQSFIESNPEAGVEVDIEEERVVYEGSEVGVGVDPSMKEALVEGKWDTTALMYQNLPETRKVANELPYANVE
- a CDS encoding ferritin-like domain-containing protein codes for the protein MTDPQDSTRRAFLGTTATLGTLALAGCSSNDEPGATATDAPTDTPTMTDEPTDTPTPEPMAAPDVPLLNYALTLEHLENAFYREGLETFSDDELMNADALSNFGQEIRMEVPEYLATAGAHEAAHVTALSDTIEQLNGTPVSEGEYDFGYETPTEFLGVAQALENTGVAAYAGAAPQVVNNDVLAAAAGIHSVEARHAGFLNLVNGDMPFPNAVDEAQSISEVLDIASQFITSEVDPSVYETGDDRPTHDRKADDDTTDVNVLNYALTLEHLENAFYREGLETFNDDELMNADALSVYGDEVRMAVPDHLRVVGEHEAAHVTALTDTVNQLGGDPVMEAEYDFGYETPSEFLGVAQALENTGVAAYKGAAPTVSNDAVFNAAISIHSVEARHASFLNELNATSPFPNGVDEPQTMSEVEDVASQFIVN
- a CDS encoding OsmC family protein produces the protein MADLESHTVNEGGFAATSRVGNYELSIDATKEEGPSPNEVLLADYASCYTFAFRAGAMREHDLELGEIETEAEADLDDDDDIVDDSVKFTLHVEDDLDDEQVEALVELGEEICHVHAALHEGMYAEINVE